The following proteins come from a genomic window of Athalia rosae chromosome 1, iyAthRosa1.1, whole genome shotgun sequence:
- the LOC105685076 gene encoding serine-rich adhesin for platelets-like isoform X1, giving the protein MEALLPSEIARLVFGYLEDQKCAEAARSFLEASPHLQECRTAVLSGRRFNTRVNGYTLIDIFDKFFAAHALVQERLGKVADCEQVRQCGDLLEQLRFLIGGSRGQRFVVNINVPSQANSQTYGGSPQITSSNRKRHHSSGSDRDRTKRTPKSLHQLFEKHPEPVSSQLGCDTVEATPLESLPGHTNFNISSLHEPSANQNIEGVHCTSTKNDPCDGQSLGDLQSQHTCDNSEFSTGVSQKEMEQDNSSGKLEQSSPVSVFAKGKIGENCVIEEQKENPMRKAKTMATSTDELTTYSSIEVQTTPYALSESESNELEDEHIENLSLLTKELLNRTELQERIAENINKAILPIEMPSKDESINESLGGELNTSIMVELNNAIKSIVAATETDPIFEHFLDEIIGPNLDTDTSPDEDPDIRVTSEAVTNSRIQEKPSNTTVVDMDLEEETAVISGKCQVDSSAAIEVPLKQRLRSSSRQQNNKLEDDGDKPKDVEKTDSSLDDHNAAAILSIINANIVSDKQMLEKSTTIDCSDGGKLPTVVESTESVNPPITSSEKQVADSTEIVENDGVNCQNAGGSVPQMHQQDLISEQEMMAMPTLIVCSQEEIRECVDTLYPVATAGSCSEARFIPIAPKGSAVPSAVVPLYLKAVQVPQIEKTIAKPINNKVQHSEKIELPSPLEMSDTNRKRSCKINRQNKNLKAAIMPKNPGTDVECSTLTGLNKEQSSVTELESITLYANDNSFGTMIETGNMPTINLDDSMTLTGTGLSPYLKLHGTKNLGPELELPCEAPANQLPVEEVLEPSAKADESILLPHTENILITRRTPKSLLKSRAKNNRLSMSTPRRRNSHIRALDFNTPMKSSNSEQKAGDKNAVQFSPKSTQRMRSVCRTSLFKSPPFSNSTSTSLTGKTPVKDHTLSKVPIATRSPAPKLMGGWDKYTGVGMILGGTSPHPSSASSVFGDDELNPPIKPAVRIKKSWDADLRQALQDYQEPTSSTSVTKKGQGKGKGKPAKNGGKVNERKLRKSESSESESTIPKRGFGKVIEQNFTDTNRVNKKITDKILGEKKLAASVKEVQCPLVTHNVGTKKDPNLQVTDINIQSSILTTSESARKIRDGPISKIAPANQTKAKAVVKKYAKLKTLETSIRKGKTKEIIDGTVMHSTNSSQRKFEHLKISPETRNQLPHMSQMIDPETPRKSDNSISVPPTPRLLSPTSSTITPFTKITGGLSKIPSFVSTPEFPPTPSIALSPMVMQENTIDEIKKGNYGTCSPYYQPSNEQPDVLKKINSGLCAKKTAEVSAVMPLSKDDADTVNVPNPVPGDFTINASNSKLEITQFEVIKENLPKAEARKELKISAGAENVDKDPPRKINRNDVQRPNVEKKSEADRNSSFASENESSNSSSSDSSSSSSSSSSWCSCSSIATTSTPFKYATKCKTKSGLHKETSNDSDSKRVPITTNDYDPLKDISPIATHGAHILPTIEEVVEIPTTSSYPGGEESPVKLLPLIKTQEEVDTGTHETPAKDEALLSEANISETPSSSKCGMENLTNLHSKISALDGPKRDQDSLRQNNTLTNKTHVASTKTKVKILSVQHVLADVSATLKPTLVSDMTNTISQSSNNLPILSSVPLDAKLGMQLEEKRLRLLAKLKTKPQNKGSLQKVKHVKSTTKKTHKTELEPSKPFDDERKDEAGKPAPYNSSTKTAIQVTEEYKTDVKDTVKKTKPKGGNPTNAKSRAVESDNKPHLSKVASENEKQDKCGTTHGDVEKSSAIDKSKGSRLKKKSNTESSTKNESSKANDPVLIQKKQEHQCIAEASDLNNPSPESRLLIDKNELVTAQLADTMKSAEPSSKATSEITESTYSVDLSLRVVQEPDKLHPKESTDREPVAGNEFLESTLSRNKDERCGEANVANPMKKSQVVSTLKIDQIKRDLFSDEDNSDQRTTRSRTRQLSDAQKNDPGMVSVLTGQSGGEITEAPTSRKPKEELATVLECLQLVPANKTEVTEKASSSSISSINKLVFYDVIYDDTVQIRKKRKRFSKSSLEYEIRFELPDEDSTECPRLMTPTDYEEIYSLSPTPKKRKVTKKLRIKSVKPTKVDTSKSQGSVRKILKNELTKSLATLSSAKLKTSIPKTNKSTTKVQPKQTDEDDQTLPKSGTQVSKKRRMTNSEEQSVRCQISQNYKTRLTSCINRYFRNMLMFFDVHAICMTSQGKRKRRIADPQTLLNKLDLDLFLTTVHGPVEH; this is encoded by the exons ATGGAGGCTCTACTACCCTCGGAGATAGCAAGATTAGTCTTCG gatatctcgaagaccAGAAATGTGCCGAAGCTGCCAGATCATTTCTGGAAGCATCTCCACATCTCCAAGAGTGTCGTACAGCTGTATTGAGTGGACGACGTTTCAATACTCGTGTTAATGGATACACACttattgatatttttgataaattttttgctgCTCACGCATTGg TGCAGGAAAGGTTGGGCAAAGTTGCAGACTGTGAGCAAGTCAGGCAGTGTGGAGATTTGTTGGAACAGCTTAGATTTTTGATTGGTGGATCTCGAGGACAGCGTTTTGTTGTTAACATCAATGTCCCATCACAA GCAAATTCTCAAACTTATGGAGGCTCTCCACAGATAACAAGTAGTAATCGTAAAAGGCATCATAGTAGTGGTAGCGATCGTGATCGTACAAAACGGACTCCAAAATCGCTACATCAGTTATTCGAAAAGCACCCTGAGCCAGTGTCCAGTCAAC TAGGATGTGATACGGTAGAAGCTACACCCCTGGAAAGCTTACCTGGTCATACAAATTTTAATATATCAAGTTTACATGAGCCCAGTGCCAACCAAAATATTGAGGGTGTTCACTGTACTTCAACCAAAAATGATCCCTGTGATGGCCAGTCATTGGGTGATCTGCAGTCACAACATACATGTGACAACTCTGAGTTCTCTACTGGAGTATCTCAGAAAGAAATGGAACAGGATAATTCAA GTGGAAAATTGGAGCAGAGTAGCCCAGTCTCTGTATTTGCCAAAGgaaaaatcggtgaaaattgtGTCATCGAGGAACAGAAGGAAAATCCCATGCGTAAAGCAAAAACGATGGCTACTAGTACTGATGAATTAACTACTTACTCTAGCATAGAAGTACAGACGACTCCATATGCACTTTCTGAATCAGAATCCAATGAGCTGGAGGATGAgcacattgaaaatttgagc TTACTGACCAAAGAACTGCTTAATCGGACGGAATTGCAAGAGAGAATAGCTGAGAATATAAACAAAGCTATACTTCCCATAGAAATGCCTTCTAAAGATGAAAGTATTAATGAATCTTTGGGTGGCGAGTTGAATACCTCAATTATGGTAGAGCTGAACAATGCAATAAAATCTATAGTTGCTGCTACAGAAACAGATCCAattttcgaacattttttggATGAGATCATAGGACCAAACTTAGACACCGATACCAGCCCAGATGAAGATCCTGATATCAGAGTTACATCAGAAGCAGTTACTAATTCTCG GATACAAGAAAAACCATCAAATACGACTGTAGTTGACATGGACCTGGAAGAAGAAACTGCAGTCATATCTGGCAAGTGTCAAGTTGATTCTAGTGCTGCGATTGAAGTACCCCTAAAGCAGCGATTACGCAGTTCATCTAGGCAGCAAAACAACAAACTTGAGGATGATGGAGATAAGCCAAAAGATGTAGAAAAAACTGATAGTTCCCTTGATGACCATAATGCCGCCGCCATATTGAGTATCATCAACGCTAATATCGTCAGCGATAAacaaatgttggaaaaaagtaCCACGATCGATTGTAGTGATGGAGGAAAACTCCCAACAGTTGTCGAATCTACGGAATCGGTGAATCCTCCAATAACTTCGTCTGAAAAACAAGTTGCCGATAGCAcggaaatagttgaaaatgATGGCGTAAATTGTCAAAATGCAGGAGGGTCTGTACCACAAATGCATCAGCAGGATCTCATTAGTGAACAAGAAATGATGGCAATGCCTACATTAATCGTCTGTTCTCAAGAAGAAATCAGAGAATGTGTAGATACTTTGT atcCAGTTGCGACAGCTGGGTCTTGTTCCGAAGCTCGTTTTATCCCCATTGCCCCCAAAG GTTCGGCAGTACCAAGTGCGGTAGTACCATTATATCTCAAAGCTGTACAAGTCCCACAAATTGAAAAGACTATTGCAAAACCCATCAATAACAAAGTCCAACatagtgaaaaaattgaacttcCATCTCCACTTGAGATGTCTGATACTAATAGAAAACGTAGTTGCAAGATAAaccgacaaaataaaaatctgaagGCTGCTATCATGCCAAAAAATCCTGGTACAGATGTCGAGTGTAGTACTTTGACAGGTTTAAATAAAGAACAATCTAGTGTTACAGAGTTGGAATCCATAACGCTCTACGCAAATGACAACAGTTTTGGGACAATGATTGAGACTGGGAATATGCCCACTATAAATTTAGACGATTCCATGACCCTAACAGGTACTGGTTTGTCTCCTTATTTGAAACTTCACGGGACTAAAAATCTGGGTCCAGAATTGGAGTTACCTTGCGAAGCGCCAGCCAACCAGTTACCTGTGGAAGAAGTATTGGAGCCTTCTGCCAAAGCAGATGAATCGATTCTCTTACCTCatactgaaaatattttgatcacAAGAAGAACACCAAAATCACTACTGAAAAGTCGAGCTAAAAATAATAGATTAAGCATGTCAACTCCTCGACGACGGAATAGTCATATAAGAGCTTTGGATTTTAACACGCCGATGAAATCGTCAAATTCCGAGCAAAAAGCAGGGGACAAAAATGCCGTCCAATTTTCGCCAAAATCAACTCAGCGAATGAGATCTGTCTGCAGAACAAGTCTTTTCAAATCACCACCTTTTTCAAACTCTACAAGTACGTCACTGACAGGTAAAACTCCAGTAAAAGATCATACGCTATCCAAGGTACCAATTGCCACTAGAAGCCCTGCTCCAAAACTCATGGGCGGATGGGATAAATACACAGGAGTTGGTATGATCCTTGGTGGCACATCTCCACATCCTAGTTCTGCATCTTCAGTATTTGGTGATGATGAGCTAAATCCTCCCATCAAACCAGCCgttaggataaaaaaaagttgggaTGCTGATTTAAGACAAGCATTACAGGATTATCAAGAACCTACGAGTTCAACATCCGTGACTAAAAAGGGacagggaaaaggaaaaggtaaACCTGCAAAGAATGGTGGAAAAGTTAACGAAAGGAAGCTTCGAAAATCTGAGAGTAGTGAAAGTGAAAGTACCATCCCAAAGAGGGGGTTTGGAAAAGTCATAGAACAGAATTTTACGGATACTAATAGagtaaataagaaaattactGATAAAAttcttggagaaaaaaagcttgCAGCATCAGTGAAAGAGGTACAATGCCCTCTTGTAACTCACAATGTGGGAACAAAGAAAGATCCAAATCTTCAAGTGACTGATATAAACATACAGAGTAGTATCCTAACAACCAGTGAGAGTGcgagaaaaatcagagatgGACCAATTTCTAAAATTGCTCCTGCTAATCAAACAAAAGCAAAGGCAGTGGTTAAGAAGTATGCTAAGCTGAAAACTTTAGAAACATCGATTAGAAAAggtaaaacaaaagaaataatcGACGGCACAGTTATGCACTCAACTAACTCCAGCCAAAGAAAATTTGAGCATCTGAAAATTTCGCCAGAAACTCGTAATCAACTACCTCATATGTCGCAAATGATTGATCCGGAAACACCCAGGAAAAGTGACAACTCTATCAGCGTTCCGCCTACTCCTAGATTGCTTAGCCCAACCAGCAGCACCATTACTCCATTTACTAAAATTACTGGAGGGTTGAgcaaaattccaagttttgtTAGTACACCTGAGTTTCCTCCCACTCCTAGTATAGCTTTGTCACCAATGGTAATGCAAGAAAATACGATTGACGAAATTAAAAAGGGAAATTATGGAACTTGTTCACCTTACTATCAACCTAGCAATGAGCAACCagatgttttgaaaaaaattaacagtgGTTTGTGTGCAAAGAAAACTGCAGAAGTTTCAGCTGTGATGCCTCTCTCAAAGGATGATGCTGACACTGTTAATGTACCAAATCCTGTACCTGGTGATTTTACCATCAATGCATCTAACAGTAAATTAGAAATAACACAATTTGAAgtaatcaaagaaaatttaccAAAGGCTGAAGCAAGAAAAGAACTGAAGATTTCTGCAGGTGCTGAAAATGTTGACAAAGATCCaccgcgaaaaataaataggaatGATGTACAGAGACCCaatgtagagaaaaaatcagaagctGATAGAAATTCTAGCTTTGCTAGTGAAAATGAGTCGAGTAACTCATCTTCTTCCGATTCAAGTTCCTCGTCTTCGTCATCTTCATCATGGTGCAGCTGTTCAAGTATTGCAACTACTTCTACACCATTCAAATATGCGACCAAATGCAAAACAAAATCTGGTCTGCACAAGGAGACAAGCAATGACAGTGATTCAAAAAGGGTACCTATTACAACCAATGATTACGATCCTTTGAAAGATATTTCTCCTATAGCAACTCATGGTGCTCACATTTTACCTACAATCGAAGAGGTTGTTGAAATACCAACCACCTCATCATACCCAGGAGGGGAAGAATCACCTGTGAAATTATTACCATTAATCAAAACTCAGGAAGAAGTTGATACTGGTACGCATGAAACACCAGCCAAAGATGAAGCATTGCTCTCTGAAGCTAATATTTCGGAGACTCCGAGTAGTTCTAAATGTGGCATGGAGAATTTAACTAATTTGCATTCAAAGATATCTGCTTTGGATGGACCTAAAAGGGATCAAGATAGTCTGAGACAGAACAACACTCTAACTAATAAAACCCATGTGGCTTCTACAAAAAccaaagtgaaaattttaagtGTCCAACACGTTTTAGCAGATGTTTCAGCAACACTTAAGCCAACTTTGGTATCAGATATGACAAACACTATATCGCAATCTTCTAATAATTTGCCAATTTTGTCATCTGTTCCTCTGGATGCAAAACTTGGTATGcaattggaagaaaaacgcTTACGTCTCTTGGCTAAGTTAAAGACAAAACCCCAGAATAAAGGATCCCTGCAGAAAGTTAAACATGTGAAATCAACTACCAAGAAAACGCACAAAACTGAATTGGAACCATCCAAACCATTTGATGATGAGCGGAAAGATGAAGCTGGTAAACCAGCACCGTATAATTCATCAACAAAGACGGCAATACAAGTCAcagaagaatataaaactgaTGTAAAGGACACCGTGAAAAAAACTAAGCCAAAGGGGGGAAATCCTACCAATGCAAAATCACGAGCTGTAGAGTCTGACAATAAGCCACATTTATCAAAGGTGGcttctgaaaatgaaaaacaggaTAAATGTGGTACAACCCATGGTGATGTTGAGAAATCGTCAGCTATCGATAAATCAAAGGGTTCtagattgaagaagaaaagtaatactGAATCAtcaacgaaaaatgaatcttCAAAGGCTAATGATCCGGTACTAATACAGAAAAAACAGGAGCATCAATGTATTGCTGAGGCATCTGATTTAAATAACCCATCCCCAGAAAGCAGACTTTTGATTGATAAGAACGAACTTGTGACTGCACAATTAGCAGACACTATGAAATCTGCTGAACCATCATCTAAGGCCACCTCTGAAATCACAGAATCTACATATTCAGTAGACCTTTCATTGAGGGTAGTACAAGAGCCAGATAAATTACATCCAAAGGAATCTACTGATCGAGAACCTGTGGCTGGAAATGAATTTCTCGAATCAACACTGAGTCGCAACAAAGATGAACGGTGCGGTGAGGCTAACGTTGCAAATCCTATGAAGAAAAGCCAGGTAGTTTCGACActcaaaattgatcaaattaaACGGGATCTTTTTAGTGATGAAGATAATAGTGATCAGAGAACCACGCGGTCGAGAACACGTCAATTATCGGATGctcaaaaaaatgatcctGGAATGGTATCTGTGTTGACTGGTCAATCTGGAGGTGAAATTACTGAAGCTCCAACTTCCAGAAAACCAAAAGAAGAATTAGCGACTGTTTTGGAATGTTTGCAGTTGGTTCCAGCTAATAAAACTGAGGTTACAGAAAAAGCAAGCAGCAGCTCAATCTCGAGTATTAATAAACTTGTCTTCTATGATGTCATTTATGATGATACGGTACAGattagaaaaaagaggaagagattCAGTAAAAGTAGTCTAGAATATGAAATCCGTTTTGAACTTCCCGACGAAGATTCGACAGAATGTCCAAGATTAATGACACCAACGGATTACGAAGAAATATACAGTTTGTCTCCAAcaccaaaaaaaaggaaagttaCTAAAA